The genomic window CAACCCACATACACCAAGCCTTTTCAATGTAGCCTACACTGTATTCATATATTATACAAATAAAAGTTTTACCTATATTTATACTGTTTTAAGCCCGTGCTAAGATCATCCACTGATTTAGTACAAGTGACATAAGaatttctcccctttttcttgcagaatttGTCCCTGAAGATCTGCAGTTTTTCCCTAAAGCCTTGGAGACAGGCTGTGACCAGTGCTACAGGTCTGCCGTGCTGGTGCTCCTGGTtatactctgctccctctggtGCTCACACATTCAAGGGACAGTGATTAGGCTGAGGGGCCAGGAAATTTCTTATTCATCCAACAAATCAAATTGGTAGGGGCTTAATATCGTTCTAGTCTTAATTGCCCCTCTGTCATGGGGTCAAATGTGCTTCCTGCAGTACCCCCTTCCTAGCCAGCTTCATTTAACCAGCTCCATGCTATTGTAAACGACTTTGTATAGTGCAGTACTCTCAGTCTCTCATCTCTCTTTCTCCTGGCACATTACATTGGTGCCTTTTGATATTTTCCTACAGCTTGCAAGTTTGTTATGGAGTACTGGGAGGTGTTGGTCTGTGAGGGATGGGACAAGGACAGTAGCTATTTTAGGAACCATTTTGAACCCAGGATCTGTTTCATGATTGCCTGGGATTTTGAGGAGTCAATTTGGTCACCTGGATGGTCTCTTCATTTGATGGGACTTCTTCTGTGACTTCTTCAAGTTGGGAAAATAACGCATCTTAGTGTGGTATCTGTGGAAACTAAATAAATCTGTTCCATGTTGTACAGTCGATCAAATATGGATCAAGGACAGTTACCATAGTTAACTTCAGCTGTGTGGTGCATGGTAGGCACTTTCAGGGTCAAGCCTTCTGCTGTGGTAAAAGGCAACATCTGGGTATCCATAAAGGAAAACTTCTTTTGCCATATGCTTCTGAAGTATAGGGTGCTCACCAGGGTGACCTGGCTGAGTGACGACCCAGCGCTCTCTAGTGTCATCCCACGCACATTCCCATCtgcatggaaaagagaaagggaggggGACACAGGCAGTCCTACGTGCCCAGGCCTAAAGGCCAGGCCCATGTGACTAAGTAAAGCAATAAATATGGTCCAAGGGGAATTTGACTGTTCCTCATTAAAACTGAGAACACTGCAAAGGattgcctttttaaaataatcagaacAAGGCCAAGTGGTTTTCCAGCTTGACACTGCTCATGGATTCAGACCTATTCCAGCTCTTTCTTCACATTACAAATGAGTGTTAAGAATTAGGTTTCCTGGCTTTCAGCCTTAGTTTGGACAACACGGATTGTGGCAAAAAACTGTATGCTTGGTTAAATGGAATTTCTCCCATTACtcttattttacatttcattcaTGTGCAACCATTTTTGTGGGTCCCTATGTTACCTGCAGGGTCAGTGGTGATCCATTCCTGTATGTGGGTTGTGTTGGGGTCAGTGAGGTTGGTTTGCAGCAGGCTGCTGTTGGCCCAGCGTGCAGCGCGCTCAGCGAAGTCGGGCAAGAGCTGCACACCCATGTCCACGAAGAGGGAGCATCCCAGCTGGACCACTGTGCCTTGGACGGAGTCAGCCACTGCTTCATCCACCGTGTGCAGGAAGTCCTGCACGCTTCGATCTGCCAGGCAAGAGAGAGAAACTGCAATAGTTGTGCTGAGGCTAAGGATAGCAGAGATCGCCCCACGGCTCTGCAGCTCTCAGTTCCAGTGCTGACACTGGTGTCCTCTGATTGTTCAAGCCCTGTAACAACTGGAGCACCCTTGACTTTATGGGGTATTACTGTCAAGCGCTGCTGCCAAAGGTGGTGATGCACTGGGCCTTGGCAGCCTCTCTTCAGGTGTCTGTAGAAATCACTGCAGTGCAGATGTGTCAAGTGGCTGATCTCACACCaggctcacagctctgtgcagaCACAGTTCTTAACAGTGCATAGGTATTTATTCTTTCTTGAGCACTCTAAATTCCCATCAGTGAGGTCTAGTGCCTCTGTCCATGGCTGGCTGAGCTGCCAATGCCACAACACCTCTATCTCCTTCTCCTGATGTTATCCACCTATCCCAGGAAAGGCATTTCCCTGATGGCTCCTCTGCCACCCTTGGCCCTTAGATGTTGTTTGATTTCTTGAAGAAtggtgacccaaactggcccAGGATTGCTGACGAGCCCTGGCAATCCTGAACCGAGCTGAGAGGTTGCTTCATGTCTTACAAGTGACTCTTTTATTTATACAGCCCACAAGAGTGGGCTTTTGTTTTTTGAGTACAATTATATTTTCCAttcaatattattattttttttaattcttaagaTTCCTCAGATCCTTTCCTAAAACCTCTACTCTTTGATTCACGGTTCCCCAACTCAAATGACTGGTTATTCCTTCTAAATGTAGAATTTTGCACTTGTCCTTACTGAATTTTATCCTATTCAGTTCACACATTAACCTGATTTTCCAGGATCCTATTAAATACCATTCTGGTCTTCCAAAATTCTTGTAGCAGTTACAAGCTTGATGTCATTCCAAAATTCAATAATCTATTCTCTAGTTTGCTGTCTACTAATGAAAAGAATTGAATGGTGCCCTGGTCTCCTGTTTCTGGAAAGCTCATTGTAGTTCAGCAGTGGTGGCTTCTGTGATGGATGTAGGGTTGAGGTGTGGGCCCAGAAGGAACCCAAGTCCTGCAAACTTAGAGAATCTCacgtttttaaaataaaaaaatttcccaTGGACTCTCTTGAAGGGTAATTTAGCAGCCATTATTCTGCTCATTGCAGTGATTTCTGATGGAATGGCTCATGCCAAAGTGACTTCCTGAGACCTGGGCCTCTCACCCTGTCGGAACAATGTTTATGGACTCTGTGTCAAATATTCTCAAAATTCCTGTGTTTGTGGTTCAGCCCCTTTCACGTCTCTCTTGTTGTGTTTTGGAGGAGTCCTTCTTACATCTGCGTAATAAAAGTCTTGTTGAGATTGCTACTTGcctttaaagcatttttaacagGTTCCTCCTTCTATAGCTAAGTTTTCATGAGGACTGGGGAATGTCTGGAgcactgcttttcttcagcaaGACATGTCTGTGGGACCACCAGGACCTTTCTGATTTCCCCACCTGGTGCCCCGGTTTCTGTGTGAAACCTCAGAAGCTCACTGCTATATATGAATTGCTGGCCTCCATCTCAAAGGGAGGGTCAGTATGGTGTCCCTTGCTTCTCTACTTGGCTCAGGTGCTCCTCTGCCTCAGCTGGAAGCCCTGGagtgccctgggcagctcacAGGTGTCTGTTGCCCCATGCTCACAGCTGAGCTCACCATTATGGGCTGGTTGGCAATCTCTGTTTTAAGAGTGGCAATGGGAGTGACCATTCAGTTTCTCTTGTCACCTGTGGGTGTAGGCAGAGATGGAGGGTGGTCAGACAGGACTGTCACCTGGgacaggggggttttggggctgaAAATCAGGGAAGTCAATGCCACCTGGACCAACCTGTCCCAGGTTGATCAAGTCAAGAGGCTCAAGTCAAGGGCAGGATTGCCATGAGCTCCCAGCTGCCAGACAGGTCATCAGGAGACTTTCACTGCATTGGTTCATATTCTTCATGGGGTAAATGAGAGTTTCAGTTTATCAATTTCCACCACCTGAGAATCCAGTGTGTGTTTTCTGACCTAATAGTGCTGCTTTAATAAGCTGCAGGAAGACTCATCACCTTTTGGAAGTTTGATAttaaaatttagttttgttCCTCTTCAAGGGATAAAATATGGAACTCTTTGAATGGTTGTCTAGAAAAGTGGCGTGGTCTGAGGTGTAAAGTATTATTCTTGTGTGTTTTGCACTAGTATGGGAGCACTTGGCGAGCTCTCTGGAAGATGTGAGAAGTCAAAGATGGCAAATTTGAAGCAGATGTGAATGTGAGGAGTGGTATCCCAAGCTTGTAAATTCACCAAAGTGCTTAGCTCACCAAAGTCCCAAATTCTTACCTGGACAACAGCTCAAAATTGCTCTAAAATACTCTGTtgttaattaaataaaacagcaagAAGAAAGAATTATAAAGCATGTAATTTTGCCTGGGCTGTCTACAGATACATCCCATTATACATTGTTATACTGTTTTTGTTAGTACTAGAATAAAGGTGAACAAATTTTCCAAACATTGAAAGAAGATTACAAGTGCAAGTAAGAGCAGATTCTCTGTGAACAGTGAATGAGCCATcaatcttttcattgttttcagcCTGCTAAGGTTTTAACCATATCCTTTTTAGGGCAGACCAACAGAAACATTAATGCAAACATCtattggaagaaagaaaacttatGACATATGCCTACGTATACAATTTGGGTTTATTCATCTTATAGGAAATTTCATCTAagtatttaatgtatttatttgatttaGACTATTTGAGGAAGGAAGTGGTTTCCTTCCCCATTACTGGAAATACACTGTTATAACCAATAACAATAGATCCCATACTACTTTATTATCACATTCATGCATTAATATTACTGAAAGCCAAAGCTCATGTGGTTTGTGCCACAGACAgctaaaatggagaaaattgtCTGCTTGCCATGATGTGCCACATGAGAAGAAGAGAGCATAAAAGTGCTAGCAGGTCATTAACAAGCCCTGCACTTctctttgttatattttctgtgGAGATCTGTGCTTGAATTTCACTATGAAATGTTACTCTGTAAGGTCCTTTCATAACAACTGAACCCCTAATGACCAGAAGTGTCAAGCAAGGTATAATCCTTGCATGAATTAATGTTGTTTACAAACTGAATTTGTAGAAATAGGAGTCCAATAGGCAAGACTCCATTTTATCAGCTGCTCACAATTTAGATGCACTGTCCTTGTGTCAGTACATGCAGCTGTATCTGTATGGATCAGCCAGAGTTAGCTCTTACTGCTGTGGTGGTGTTGAATATCAATGCTGTACAGAACTGTGTGGTGGCTGAGGCAGGTTACACCACAGGACGATGAAATTACTGTGGGTTTCAGTCTTCATACCCTGAACGTAAATTTTGTGCTGAGAAACAGCAGTGTTATCTCTATACGTAAGTATTGAATGTAAGCTGCAAATTCTGAGGATGAGGCAGTCATCTGCTTTTCATAAACATTCTGCCCATAATGTAAAATAGTTTTTGACATGTGATTCGAGATGGTAGGATAATCCAgagttaaaatgaaaacagcatcCTTAAATTCAACTGACTTAATGCTGGCTTTAAAGACATCTGTCTTTCCCATATCCCTTCCAAATTCCCAGTGAGTTTTATATTTTAGCCTGCTTTCAGAGAAAGATGCAATTGCACTATCCATCTGTCAATGTAAATATCTGTCTACCAGTCTCCTTCTGATAACTTTTCATCTTTTTGGCCAGTTGTAATAACATTAGAAAAGTCTTAAAGATAATTCAGCTTCTACAGGTTTCATAAAATTCATTAGTGGGATAGGAGAGAAAACGACTGTTCTTTGCCTGGCACCTCTTTTCAGAACACACAAAGGAGACCAGGACACAGTGGACACGATGGACTTCTGGGAAACCTGGAGCAATTCTGCTATTCATGGAAGTAGCTTTTCTAGATGTAGCTGTATTTTGTGTCATAAGAGAGTAAGTactgattcagaaaaaaagaggaataataACCTGTGTATCAACTACCCCCTTGAGTTTCCTTTGTCCATCTGATACCTGGCTATCAAAGATGGAGAAAACTACATCTTGCAGTGAGACAGAAAGTAGAAGTTTAGTATGATGTGTACAATTCCTGTCACCTTAGTAAAGCTGTGAATTTGttgcaaaatgcaaaacaataagtatttttttaagtacattACCATGAATGCTGTATCCTAGGGCATCTTGCAGCTCCATAAAGGTATTTCCTTGAGCTccaaactgcagcagctccaaagAAACAGCCACGCTTGCTGGGGAGACTACCAGATTGGTTCTGTTCTCTGCTTCAGACACGTGCTGGTAGAGACTGATGGCAAATTCAGTCTTCAGCTCTTTCAGCTCATCATAGGAGATGCAGTTCCCTTTGGTTAAGCAGCAAGCAGACAGAATAAATGCAGAGAATAAAATCGGCAACATGAAGATGAGCTGGGAACAGTCTCCACCAGTTAATACCTGCAATTAATGACACAGATGTATTTAGAAAAGCAATAGtctgagctgggagaggaacTCTCCATCAGTGTTGAGATATCACTTGCAATAGTAATGATCACTGTCAAAGTACTTGTCCAGGTCTACTCAGTATCtattgtcattaaaaaaaaaaagaaagaaaataaatatgtatggtCATGCTGATGACTCGTTGACTGAAAAGAATTGGATTTTCCAGAATGCTGTGGTTTATAAGATGGTTTGCCATTACAGAGCATGGAGACACACAGCCCCTTGGTTAAAAACTAGCTACCTGCACACATGATGGGACACCTCAGTGCAGTCTCCATGCTGCTGAGCACCCACAGCTTTCTGTCCCTAGCAGAAAGGGGGTCACACTCAGCACTCCGAGAAGGAAGGCCACCCCTTGTGAGGTACAGAAATCTAATTGGAGTCTCCAAGCTGGGCTTTAGATCCAAGTTTACAAAAGGCTGGCTTCAAATtcccccctctgccccccacCGATATTCCTTCCATGAAATTTACCCCAGCGAAAGAAAAGGTTGTATTTGCAAAAGGCTCCAGTGCTTGCAGCACAAAATCACGGCATCGGATTTTTATGGGAAATCAAGCATTGGTCAACGTTATATTAAGAGACACTTAGATTCATATTTAAAGGAATAATGCTAAAATGACAGAATAGTTTTCCTTACAGAATTTCACCTTTTGAAGATTGTATgcaagtgtattttaaaaattactgcacCTTCTTTCACCTCAGGATTTCCTACAAATCTTTCTCCATGCCCTTTGCTCTAGAGAGCACCTCTAATGCTTTGTATTTACTCACAGTTAGCTCTGTTAAATTGTCTTGCCTTTCTGTGTCCTTCTGGGTGCCTGAATGGAAGCTGCCTATGAGCGTCTTGTCTCCTTCTTTAATAGGTAGTGGAGCAAAGACTAAGTCATGAGACTGCATTTAAAGGGATAGTCAGTGATCAGAGTCTCTGTCGGCGATGTCTGTACCACTCTGTCCAAATTCCTGTAGGCTACAAGCTCTATGGAGAGCCAGGCAAAGCAGCATGCCACTGACCAGCAAATCCAAGGCAAGGAACAAAAAGGTACACATGGAGATAGGGTCAGCAACTTCCTTGCAAGCCCTGCTCGAGCCTCATGAGACTTGTGACCTGCTGGTACCGAGCAAGGCATCTCCTATCTCTCTTcccacccccctcctccttttaTATGAATTCCATTGATTCCTCTGCCacaaaggggaagagaaagggcTCTCTGTGTACCAGGCACACAGCTACTTTTTACCCCCACTTTGAAACCTTATTCAGAAATCCCATgcaattaaaatgtctttatttcctttttttttaattaatgccaTCCAAAATAGCAAGGTTTTCTCTCACTCTTTAGtttccagaaggaaagaaaccaaGTGCTGTGCTTGAAGGAGAGTGAATGAGGAAGGAGCTGCTTTGAATGGACCAGAAGCAGAAGAGCTGTGGTTGTGACTGctttaaaagcagctgcagctgttcaTGGCTTTCTTCATGTGATGGGATCAAATTCTGCCCATCATATTCACAGGTTCAGCCTCACAGCTTCACAATGCCACCTAACGCAAGGAGGATTGGGCTTAAAAATTGGTGTAAAACTGCAGCTTATTGATTTTCCCAGAGTTTGATGTTATGTATACACTTGGCTATTTCACAACATACATTCTTGTTTCAAGTGGGAAAGAAGACATTGGGGAAAAGGTCATTACAATCAAGCAATAGTTTAGGTGCTACTGTTTTACTCTTAGCAGGGAAGGAACAGCCACACAATGGAATTAGGGCCCAAGTGAGAATGAAGCCATGGGCCTCTTCCTGTGCTGTTTGTCTCTTCCTGCTGTTTGGAGAATATGCCAGAATAGATGCAGATATTGGGGTCTGTTTCAGCATCTTGGGATTTAGACCTCATTCCTGCCAGGACTGACGAAGCGCAAGAGCTTGGTCAGTCACAGTGTGGTACAACAGGCAGAGACGTAGTTTTGACACAGATTTCAATGGCAGTGTTTTCATGCTGAAAATGGCATTTGGGCTTAGGGGTTTGGCTGAATGAGGACC from Corvus hawaiiensis isolate bCorHaw1 chromosome 2, bCorHaw1.pri.cur, whole genome shotgun sequence includes these protein-coding regions:
- the SERPINE3 gene encoding serpin E3 isoform X1, whose product is MQSHDLVFAPLPIKEGDKTLIGSFHSGTQKDTERQDNLTELTVLTGGDCSQLIFMLPILFSAFILSACCLTKGNCISYDELKELKTEFAISLYQHVSEAENRTNLVVSPASVAVSLELLQFGAQGNTFMELQDALGYSIHDRSVQDFLHTVDEAVADSVQGTVVQLGCSLFVDMGVQLLPDFAERAARWANSSLLQTNLTDPNTTHIQEWITTDPADGNVRGMTLESAGSSLSQVTLVSTLYFRSIWQKKFSFMDTQMLPFTTAEGLTLKVPTMHHTAEVNYGQFQTAALEAFSVVELPYLGEKLSMFLVLPSHKRTPLSQIESHLSAKTITLWANSLKRTKMDIFLPRFSIRSLFDLKTAFSALGIRDAFDPITANFKGISEQDSLYISEAIHKAEIEVTEDGTKASGATAMVLLKRSRTPIFKADRPFMFFLRQANTGMHALPFRKIIPHK
- the SERPINE3 gene encoding serpin E3 isoform X2, yielding MQSHDLVFAPLPIKEGDKTLIGSFHSGTQKDTERQDNLTELTVLTGGDCSQLIFMLPILFSAFILSACCLTKGNCISYDELKELKTEFAISLYQHVSEAENRTNLVVSPASVAVSLELLQFGAQGNTFMELQDALGYSIHDRSVQDFLHTVDEAVADSVQGTVVQLGCSLFVDMGVQLLPDFAERAARWANSSLLQTNLTDPNTTHIQEWITTDPADGNVRGMTLESAGSSLSQVTLVSTLYFRSIWQKKFSFMDTQMLPFTTAEGLTLKVPTMHHTAEVNYGQFQTAALEAFSVVELPYLGEKLSMFLVLPSHKRTPLSQIESHLSAKTITLWANSLKRTKMDIFLPRFSIRSLFDLKTAFSALGIRDAFDPITANFKGISEQDSLYISEAIHKAEIEVTEDGTKASGATAMVLLKRSRTPIFKADRPFMFFLRQANTGSVLFIGRVTNPS